One part of the Mariniblastus fucicola genome encodes these proteins:
- a CDS encoding polysaccharide biosynthesis tyrosine autokinase, whose amino-acid sequence MEPNNNQIGQYQNPNQMGSPMGMPPVMMAQDDDEAAFDFWGVLNRRKWLVFLGLVTGLALGALVYAKSETIYESVASVKIEPRNKPSIRNHRQVEYGPEVAQVAHDKLIVQRLMVEQCLNDDGGKLRLLNSFDEIPKDDIAEYVINNLVVTPDPEAPYIYEIRYTSPDKSDAPTVVNNLLQTYEETLIRQYETDKNLFVSELRKYQDNFNNRFAVAIAERKKWDDQYDALRINGNSNIHAVMVVQLAKSMQAMREELGKLQNERAKNERAAALGPAGISARIWEMREQQQLSGERYQPQRGSQTATLRMRLLEAEANAELIRQKVGTGHPDHEAAVVSINIVKKQLAEMEEENSKNSADLDILPDEIIFERKTAEIDQSIKDVSRMLAEQDEQWQMHNNEAIKLSKIEQEITRLDEQLKEIGASQRLGAELLLQISPDGDISNSNGNDGYRFERLANALEGQAVWPNLPMLLGLGGLLGSLFGFGLGCLVELADKTFHNPSEIIRQLNVPLIGHVPVIGQSKRYLVEGSAIEPIVCSYHRPKSQVSEAFRAVRTSLFFNTQNHQHSVIQITSPTPGDGKSTLASNLAVSIAQSGKRVLLVDADMRRPRQHSTFGITSKEGFATVLGGQSHWKDCVFEVAEIEGMSIMPCGSKPSNPAELCSSPQVKDLIDEMRTEYDFVIIDTPPLLAVTDACPIAARVDGVVLCIRIKKNVRISAERSTEMLRNLGANCLGLVVNGVGQQSGYGSQYTYGAYRAGYSYNGYGYGYGYGYGYGQGGKYYDEDQKGRKVDPNVAQRIESKTS is encoded by the coding sequence GTGGAACCCAACAACAACCAGATTGGCCAGTATCAGAACCCCAATCAAATGGGCTCCCCCATGGGCATGCCGCCTGTGATGATGGCTCAGGATGACGACGAAGCAGCTTTTGATTTTTGGGGAGTGCTCAACCGGCGTAAATGGTTGGTGTTCCTCGGCCTCGTTACTGGCCTCGCACTCGGTGCATTGGTTTACGCCAAAAGCGAAACGATCTACGAAAGTGTTGCCTCAGTTAAAATTGAACCTCGCAATAAACCTTCGATCCGAAATCACAGACAAGTGGAATACGGACCAGAAGTGGCTCAAGTTGCCCACGACAAGTTGATCGTCCAACGCTTGATGGTAGAGCAATGTTTGAATGATGACGGCGGCAAGCTGAGGCTTCTCAACTCGTTTGATGAAATTCCCAAAGACGATATTGCAGAATATGTGATCAACAATCTTGTTGTTACGCCAGACCCTGAGGCTCCGTACATTTACGAGATACGCTATACGTCGCCGGACAAGAGCGACGCTCCAACGGTTGTTAATAACCTGCTACAGACGTACGAAGAGACGTTGATTCGTCAATACGAAACGGATAAGAACCTCTTCGTCAGTGAATTGAGAAAGTACCAGGACAACTTCAATAATCGTTTCGCTGTCGCCATCGCGGAGCGAAAGAAGTGGGACGACCAGTACGATGCCCTTCGCATCAATGGAAACAGTAACATTCACGCTGTCATGGTTGTTCAGTTGGCCAAGTCCATGCAGGCGATGCGTGAAGAACTTGGGAAACTTCAGAACGAACGAGCCAAGAACGAACGGGCAGCCGCATTGGGTCCCGCTGGCATCAGTGCCCGGATTTGGGAAATGCGAGAACAGCAACAGCTGTCTGGTGAACGATATCAGCCACAACGCGGTTCCCAAACTGCCACCCTGAGAATGAGATTACTAGAAGCAGAGGCTAATGCTGAGCTGATCCGCCAAAAGGTTGGAACGGGGCATCCGGATCACGAAGCTGCTGTCGTCAGCATTAACATTGTCAAAAAGCAGTTGGCAGAGATGGAAGAAGAAAACTCCAAAAACTCAGCAGACTTGGATATCCTTCCTGATGAAATCATTTTTGAACGAAAGACGGCGGAAATTGATCAGAGCATCAAAGACGTTTCTCGCATGCTGGCTGAGCAGGATGAACAATGGCAAATGCACAACAACGAAGCGATCAAGCTGAGCAAGATTGAGCAGGAGATCACCCGTCTGGACGAGCAACTTAAAGAGATCGGTGCTTCCCAGCGACTTGGTGCTGAGCTATTGCTACAAATCAGCCCCGACGGTGACATCTCCAATTCAAACGGCAATGATGGATACCGTTTTGAGCGACTCGCCAACGCCCTTGAAGGGCAGGCCGTTTGGCCAAACTTGCCAATGCTGCTCGGACTCGGCGGCCTGCTTGGTTCGCTGTTCGGGTTTGGACTTGGTTGCCTCGTTGAATTGGCAGACAAGACTTTCCACAATCCGTCTGAGATCATTCGTCAACTGAACGTTCCATTGATCGGCCACGTCCCGGTCATTGGCCAAAGCAAACGTTACCTTGTTGAAGGTTCAGCCATCGAGCCAATCGTTTGTTCGTATCACCGACCGAAGTCTCAGGTTTCTGAAGCTTTCCGTGCGGTGAGAACGTCCCTGTTTTTCAATACGCAGAACCACCAGCACTCGGTAATTCAAATCACCAGCCCGACGCCTGGTGACGGTAAGTCCACGCTGGCTTCAAACCTTGCTGTCTCGATTGCTCAGTCTGGTAAACGAGTCCTTCTGGTGGACGCCGACATGCGTCGTCCGCGCCAGCACTCGACTTTCGGGATCACGTCCAAGGAAGGCTTCGCAACCGTGCTTGGCGGACAGTCACACTGGAAAGACTGCGTTTTCGAAGTCGCCGAAATCGAAGGCATGTCGATCATGCCTTGCGGCTCGAAGCCGTCAAATCCTGCCGAGCTATGCTCGTCGCCTCAGGTTAAGGATCTGATTGACGAAATGCGAACCGAGTACGACTTCGTCATCATCGATACGCCGCCACTTCTCGCGGTTACCGATGCTTGCCCGATTGCAGCACGCGTCGACGGCGTCGTCCTTTGTATCCGGATCAAGAAAAACGTTCGTATCAGTGCTGAGCGTTCGACCGAAATGCTTCGCAACCTTGGAGCCAACTGTCTTGGTCTGGTCGTCAACGGCGTGGGCCAACAGTCCGGCTACGGAAGCCAATACACCTACGGTGCCTACCGTGCCGGCTATAGCTACAACGGCTACGGCTATGGCTACGGCTATGGCTACGGATACGGACAAGGTGGCAAGTACTACGATGAAGATCAAAAAGGCCGCAAGGTCGATCCAAACGTGGCTCAACGAATCGAATCAAAAACGAGCTAG
- a CDS encoding HEAT repeat domain-containing protein produces the protein MRLQSSYRLASVTLLAVFSLSLFGCAEGQFWRTGKYAPWVRKKWEAEEQIADTLFARKKRMTEAVASVAGGTVESQQEVAQKLSEVILRDPILLLRLHALKLITSLDCPKTADTLAIAASDPSSDIRIATVEALKRIPGQDSIYQLQEILANDTDDDVRIAATRALGNFQGQTSVRALALALEDRNPALQISATESLMRATGQQSIGRDVAAWQNYVRQVAPGADAQTIPGSNEEPQIAKEPSGGTFR, from the coding sequence GTGCGACTTCAATCCAGCTACCGCCTCGCATCGGTGACACTGCTCGCAGTCTTTTCGTTGAGCCTGTTTGGCTGTGCTGAAGGCCAGTTTTGGCGAACAGGCAAATATGCTCCCTGGGTTCGCAAAAAATGGGAGGCCGAAGAGCAGATCGCAGACACACTTTTTGCTCGCAAAAAACGAATGACTGAAGCTGTCGCGTCAGTTGCTGGTGGAACTGTCGAATCGCAACAGGAAGTCGCACAAAAGCTCTCCGAAGTCATCCTACGCGACCCAATTTTGCTACTTCGTCTGCATGCGCTCAAGCTAATCACGTCCCTCGATTGCCCGAAGACCGCCGACACTCTCGCCATCGCCGCCAGCGACCCCTCCTCGGATATTCGCATCGCGACCGTTGAAGCCCTCAAGCGTATCCCTGGGCAGGACTCGATCTATCAGCTACAGGAAATCCTCGCCAACGACACCGACGACGACGTCCGAATCGCGGCGACGCGAGCCTTGGGTAATTTTCAGGGCCAGACGTCAGTTCGAGCACTGGCTCTGGCACTCGAAGACCGAAATCCTGCGTTGCAAATCAGCGCGACGGAGTCATTGATGCGGGCGACGGGGCAACAGTCAATCGGACGAGACGTCGCCGCCTGGCAAAACTATGTCCGGCAAGTCGCTCCTGGTGCCGACGCGCAGACGATTCCGGGCAGCAACGAAGAGCCCCAGATCGCAAAGGAACCTTCTGGCGGAACCTTCCGATAG
- a CDS encoding DNA integrity scanning protein DisA nucleotide-binding domain protein: MLPAKEQKNFFAFVDASQKLAKATDSDALLVLLERELNWARLSKKTANLEVLVVATHSEQVYQSAIEAEVKSVLLESPIIDPRDQLAQAVLASVAEAHMKSGSKLIALFDSSGDGDAVDTITAFSLTEKLGRLTARDLRQLKTNVPLETLKVVVDLAVAIGREGREGKPIGTMFVVGDHRKVLEQSRPGGYDSVKGYNRKDRSLHDGKTREGIKEVAQLDGMFIVSADGTVEASARIIDTPPVEITMTKGLGSRHFAGAAISKNTKAIAVVVSQSSGTVRIFQDGEVVLRIEPLQRAAMKWKKPVQTSAVPPETPPEA, translated from the coding sequence ATGTTACCCGCGAAGGAACAGAAAAACTTTTTCGCCTTCGTCGACGCCTCACAGAAACTGGCCAAAGCGACCGATTCTGACGCGCTGCTGGTCCTACTTGAGCGTGAACTCAACTGGGCTCGGCTATCCAAAAAGACGGCCAACCTCGAAGTCCTGGTCGTGGCGACCCACTCGGAACAGGTCTATCAGTCCGCGATCGAAGCCGAAGTCAAGTCGGTGTTGCTCGAATCGCCAATCATCGACCCCCGAGACCAACTGGCCCAAGCTGTTTTGGCGAGTGTCGCCGAAGCCCACATGAAAAGCGGCTCAAAACTGATCGCTCTTTTTGATTCCAGCGGTGACGGGGACGCTGTCGACACGATCACAGCATTCAGCCTGACGGAAAAGCTGGGTCGCCTGACCGCTCGTGACCTTCGCCAACTCAAAACGAACGTCCCTTTGGAAACTCTTAAAGTCGTCGTCGACCTGGCCGTTGCGATTGGCCGGGAAGGACGTGAAGGCAAACCGATTGGCACGATGTTTGTTGTGGGCGATCATCGCAAGGTGCTGGAACAAAGCCGGCCTGGCGGTTACGACTCGGTAAAAGGATACAACCGAAAAGATCGCAGTTTGCACGACGGGAAGACTCGAGAAGGCATCAAGGAAGTCGCTCAACTCGATGGAATGTTCATCGTTTCCGCAGACGGAACCGTCGAAGCGTCGGCCCGAATCATCGACACGCCTCCGGTTGAGATTACGATGACCAAGGGCCTCGGTTCCCGCCATTTCGCAGGCGCCGCGATCAGCAAGAACACGAAAGCCATCGCAGTCGTGGTCAGCCAATCCAGTGGCACGGTGCGAATTTTTCAGGATGGAGAAGTCGTCTTGCGGATCGAACCGCTGCAACGCGCTGCCATGAAATGGAAAAAGCCCGTTCAGACTTCGGCGGTGCCTCCGGAAACTCCTCCCGAAGCGTAA